In the genome of Scylla paramamosain isolate STU-SP2022 chromosome 2, ASM3559412v1, whole genome shotgun sequence, the window GGTCCCTAATGCAGCATTCTTACCACAGGCCATGGCTGGAAGGTTTTGGCGGGAGGCAGCCTCACTAATGGTGGTGGGACGTGCAGCCAATGCAAATTCCAAGGTATGGATTTGGCTTCCCCTCTTCATGTCATTGTGTATGATTAGTTATTGATGATGTATTTTGGCTCACCTGAAACTATTCTCAGGAGCTCTGCCTTAAGAAAGGAGGTGTTTCTACCAAAATAAAAGACATAATATCTTATAGAGTGGAACGCGACTTAAAAAAGCCCCAGGCAAGCTAGACCTGTGAGGGGTGTTCAGTGAGTTCACAGCCTAAtctagaaggagaaaaaatagatcAATGGTtaactcaacttttttttaaattttcattgTAATCATCTTTGACCACAATGCACTTCTTCAGTCTCATCTCCAACTGTGAAAATCCATCCCTGATGAATGGTGAGTTGAATACCCCCAAAACCTCCATGACCTCCTTGGTCTCCTCATCACCAGCGAAAGAGACACCCCGCAGCTGTTTCTTCATGTGTGGGAAAAGGTGAAAGTCATAGGGTACTAGACTTTCTCAAGTAGAGCCTCCTGAAGCCCCCCCCTGTAGATCAGCATAGTATGGTCCGTCAGTTGTGCGACGATGATCCAAGAAGTCCATGAGGAAGATCCCTTCAGGGTCCCAGAACACTGTCACTGTGAACTTCTAAGACAACTGTGACCTTGAATTTTTGTGGTGTCAAATACAGGAGGGATACTTCAATTGCTTAGGTTTGGCCTTGGTTTCAGAATCATCCTGGGTTATAATTTGGTCATGAATCTCTCCAGATCCACTCTCATGAGGGTCATTATCTGGTTTTTCTGCTCAGGCATCAACATTCTTGGGATCCATCGGGCAGAGACCTCAGAAAGGTTGAGGTGATCATGCAAGATGATAATATCGGATCCATTACTGATCCCTAGTTGAGAAGCAATGTATTGCACTGAGATTCACTGATTATCCATGACCATGCTGTCTACTATGGCCACAGTTTCCTTGGTGACTGCAGTTGATGAACTGCTACTTCAGGAGTCATCCTCACATGAGTCTCAGTCCTGCTTGAAGAAAAACAGCTCAATATTTGACAGTGGAATAGGATAAGTTGCTGTCCCGAAGTGCTGTCCTTATAAATCAACTGTGACACTTCCCTCGAATCACGGAAAACTTTATCACAGAATGTTCAACTTCACTCATTTTGCTGGAAGGTGCCATTCTCACTCATGAAAAGTCACTgttgaactgaaaaaaaaaatgttgggaaGATGCCAGCCATGCATTACTTGTTGGAACATGTACGAATGTGTTCCAGCTGTGGTGGgctcctgtctcccttcctacGTCAGGCTGAGAACTCACTGAACACATCTCATATTTCTTggctttttatttcttagaaATGCCCTTTGCTACTCTATAGTGTAGAGTGTGGCTAGCTGGAGAGAGTAACAGGATTGAATGGGTATGAAACTTTCAGATTTGTAGGCAGGCCAACTTTAATCTTCACATGGGTACATTTGTAAAAGCAGAGATGGCAATGAGGAAAGCTGACTTATTTCTCATTGAATCAGATTGCAAAGGTAAAGTCAGAGTATGAAATATGTAAATTTTAGAGCAAGGGAAGTACAATGTAGTATAAATATGCAGTGCttataaacagataaattttATTTGTGTAAGAATGCATAGTCAGGAAGAGAATTCTATTTATCATTCCATCCTGTGCAGAAATGTTTATGGCAACATTTACTTGATGAAAAAACAAGGAACAATTTTAAGTTGAATGAAGTTGGCAATTTCTGAAAAAAGGAACATTACTTTgttgtggtgaaaaaaaaacatatattttgatggTAATTGAAGGTAGATTATACAAGTGACTTGGAGGCAGGTCCACAGAGTAGTCAGCATGAGGCAACATGGGCTTTACCTTCAATCATGACTTCCACATCCCTGTTGTGGCTCCTTTAACTGATATAAATGAGTGGAGTGGAAAAAGGTGTATCAAATTTGCATTGTTCTTTTATGTTTCAGTATTGATTTATAATGTagcaaaggaaattaaaagattacAATTTTTCAGATTCCCAAGGAAGGCTTTGAGCTGCTCTTTTTGAAACGCAATGAAAAGAGTTCTTTCTTGCCAAACTCGTATGTGTTTCCAGGTAGGTCACAGAGTGAGTGGTAATTGGTAACTTTGGTCTGAAAGGATGTGGCTCTCTTgagaatgtttatttattttatttatttatttattttttctctccataaTGTTCAAGTTATTCTAGAATTATATATTTTAGGTGTATAAAGTACAAATCACTCCTCCAAATAATCTTAGTATTGGGAAAATTTTATTAGACCCTTCATGTCATCATGTCCACTTTGCTGTGAGCTGTTATAGTGCTGGTCCTTGTCACACTGAACATCATCCTATCTTgcaaaatggaaaggaaacatCATAAGCCAAAGAGCAGAATAAGCCCCCCAAAAATAAAATTTTGCCGCACCATCTGAATATCTTCCTATCTAAATTGGAGTATTTACAACTTCAAGTTCCTTCTTTTTTGCTTGTTCAGGTGGAGTCAGCGAACCTTCAGATTTCTCAGAGGAATGGTTTGATGTATTCAAGAAATGTGGGTACGAACCATCTAGTCTGCTCAAGGAATTTAGGTATGTTCCATTGTATTAGTTAAATTGTTTCTTTTGTGATAGGTGTCAATATGATGAAACAGATCTGCATCCATGAGGAATATGGAGCTCACACTGGAGAGAACTTGCCTCCTATGAGAAATACTAAGCCTTCAGAAATACATCTTGCTTTGTTGCTTAGCTTAAAGGATTAATTTTAAAAACTGTAAATCACCAGATTATGATAATGGTGTGTGACATCTCTGGTTATGGAATTGGTTAATTTGAGTTTTTAGAGGAAGGCATTGTTGTGAATGGTAAAAATTAGGACTATTTTTATTTGAACTCAGTAGTTTCCAGCGGATTTCTTGAGACGATCAAATTCATCTTATGTGATATCCTCATATTTATGTTGAAGTTTCAGGAATTAAGTATTtatgtattgtttattttaaCAGAACCAATGCACCTCCACCGATGATGTATTCCAACAAGACGTACCCCATCATACCAGAGATTGGTTTCAGGATAGGAGCCACAAGAGAGGCCTTTGAGGAATGTGGCCTATTAATCACACATCACTTCCCCTTCAAAACCCTGGACAAGGTGGAGCTTGGTAAATGGCAGAAAAATGTGCACCAGGATGCTTCACAAGTAAGATAAATCAATGGTAATTCTGTTATTAAGGTCTGTCTGGGAACAGTCAGGAGTCACTTGTAACAGCAGGATCAGTAGTTTGTTGTGGATTGGTTTGTGTAGCAGAGAAGGAAACCACTCTCACATCAGTTTACTTACACTTACCTGCCTACCTacagtcatctgctggtcaaCCAGCCATCCATTTCtgtacagaaagagctcagagctcatagttaccaatctttgggtaggaccaAAACCACTCACACACCTGAACAGCAAAGTCACAGTCCCTTGGCTACATTCCTTACTTGCTACTAGGTGAATGGGCTACACATTAAATGGCTTGCCCATCTGTCTCATCTGGGACTCAAActtgggccttcttggttgtaaGCCAAGTGTGCTAACCTCTACGCTACATACTTATGCTTCTTTAATAGTATCTTCAAGTTACAGTAGAGTATTATGCTCTCTTATTAAGTGCTGATGGATGTACAGTTTGAGTCATGAAGTCCCACTAACTTAATTTCTATAACTTGTTGGATTTATTTTAGGGTATGTCATATTTGTCATTTTAGATAATTGAGAAGAGATTTCTGTCTTCCCCAAGCATGCTTGTTTGTGTTACTTCCTCACTATGTACAGTACCACAGGATCTAGTGCATTAATTTTTCTATATGACACATGAACATAGTAAAATTGTTGAAAGGTGATCTGATGCTCATGTTTGTTTATTAGTCTGCTGTCTTGAAATatgcagttatttatttatttatttttttcatcatcaaaaCCAAAACTAAGgatatgtatatgtatagtTCTAACTCTTAGAAATGCTAACTGGGATTTGAACTGAGATGTGgagtaacgtttttttttctcagggtCAGTtacattttcacttattttctttaagtgaaaaaaaaaagtctaaacatattttttattctaaagTGACTGAGTTGAGATTCCAGCAGCAGTAGATGAAGTTGCTTCCAGTATGTAAAGGTTGAATGCTCAGAACACCAGTTCCTGATTTTATTtaatctggtaaactctggaagtccctacttctgtatttcttccttcctatgacttgaactctttcaagagggatgtttcaagagaATCTGTCAATTATCATTGATTTTCTTGATATCTCTTTTGGAATTGGCAATTTAgtgggatttttcttttttctttttttttttttttgtttctcttggctagtgaccctcctacatataaaaaaaatctatttatagAAGTCATCTTTGTATGCTTGTAaaatttgtaatgttattttctttgatcTTGCCTCTTTATCCATGCCATTATGTTCTTAGTAGTTTTGAACCACCAAGCTTTGCTGATTGCATTTTGTTGCAGTTTGTTGTGATGTTCCAAGAGCTGGGTGGGTGTCCTGGCATCTGGGACCTGCATGAGTGGATATCGTGGCTCACACCAACACACCTGAGTCGCAGATTTGACACAGCCTTCTTCATAaccttcatggaaaaaatacCCAACATTTTTGCTGATGACAAAGAAGTTGTTGATGTAAAGGTGAGGTTTAATCACTATTAGTTTGATCACTATAGTATGGGGAACTATTTGCCCAATTTCATTGAGGTTTAGAGCAATGGTGCAGGTGGGAGTGGAGATACAGTAACATATCACAcccttttcaacattttttttttagttttccttcaatctttaGTACTCATAACCTAAGAATCAATCAGATAACTGCAGATTAGTCAGAGATTACCtaa includes:
- the LOC135107845 gene encoding acyl-coenzyme A diphosphatase NUDT19-like; this encodes MAGRFWREAASLMVVGRAANANSKIPKEGFELLFLKRNEKSSFLPNSYVFPGGVSEPSDFSEEWFDVFKKCGYEPSSLLKEFRTNAPPPMMYSNKTYPIIPEIGFRIGATREAFEECGLLITHHFPFKTLDKVELGKWQKNVHQDASQFVVMFQELGGCPGIWDLHEWISWLTPTHLSRRFDTAFFITFMEKIPNIFADDKEVVDVKVVSPSEIMKQWHSGAINLPPPQIYEVSRLLSIDSYDDLEKFARERGKKGMDHYFPVKIFTKNGFVSCLPGDDLYPEKPDYTGEQAQLVVQESIEELRGLALNHHRMEMKEHNVKLFVNITPKYGHISVKNAMEIMSQL